GCAGCTGCTCGCCATCCAGCCCAAGGTCATCGTCGCGCTGGGCAAGTTCGCGGCGCAGACGCTGCTCAGGGACACCACCCCCATCACCCGCATGCGGGGGCAGTGGCGCGAATACGAGGGCATCCAGCTCATGCCCACCTTCCACCCCGCGTACCTCCTGCGCAACAGCGCGGAGAAGCGCAAGGCGTGGGAGGACCTGCAGCAGGTGATGAAGCTGTTCGGCAAGCACCCGGGCTCCAGCGCGTAGAACGCGCGGCGCACCGCGACCAGGAGAAGCACCGATGAAGGGCGTGCTCGAGACGCGTGAAGTGCATTCCCCCGCGCTGGAGAACAACCCGCTGGGAGATCCGGCCCGCCGCCGGCTCACCGTGTACCTGCCGCCGGGCTACGCGGAAGGCACGCAGCGCTACGCGGTCGTCTACTTCCTGCACGCCTTTGGCAACGGCGGCGGCTCATGGACCAACGCGTCCGGCTTCTCGCCCTCCGTGCCGGACCGCCTGGACGCGCTCATCACACAGGGCGCCATTCCGCCCGTCATCGGCGTCTTCCCGGACGCGTGGACGAAGCTCGGCGGCAGCCAGTGGGTGAACAGCGACGCCATCGGCCGCTACCGCGACTACCTGGTCAAGGACATCGTCGGCTTCGTGGACAAGACCTTCCGCACGCAGCCCAGGGCCTCGTCCCGCGCGGTGGTGGGCCACAGCTCCGGTGGCTACGGCGCGCTGGTGATGGGCCGCTACCACCCGGAGATCTTCTCCCTGGTCGGCGCGCACGCCCCGGATTCCTACTTCGAGTACTCGTACATGCCGGACCTGCCCAAGGCCGCCACCGCGCTGATGAAGGCCGGCGGCGTGGAGGCGTGGGTGACGGAGCTGCGCCAGCGCGCCGTCGCCACCAAGGTGCGCGGCGACGACTTCCCGGTCATCAACATCCTGGCCATGGCGGCGGCGTACTCGCCGAAGAAGGGCGAGCCGCTCAACCTGGAGCTGCCCTTCGAGCAGCACAACGCGAAGCTGCGCCTGGACGTGTGGAACCGGTGGCTCGTGCACGACCCCGTGCGCTTCGTGCCCAAGTTCATGGACTCCTTCCGCAAGCTCAAGACGGTCTACCTGGACGCCGGCACGCGCGACGAGTTCAACCTGCGCTGGGGCACGCGCATGGTGGCGGACGACCTGAAGGCCGGCGGCGTGGACGTGGCGCACGAGGAGTTCGAGGACGGGCACTCGGGCGTGTCGTACCGCTTCGAGCGGTCGCTGTCGGTGCTGGTGCCGCTCCTCGCGCGGGACTGATAAGGGGGGAGCCCATGGATACCTACGGACTGTCGCGCGTCGTGGCGGAGAAGGGCGTGCTGCCGCAGCGCGCTCGCAAGCTGGACCCCTCGCTGCCGTGCCGCGAGGCGGAGCTGCTCATCGACGTGGAGAGCCTCAACATCGACGCCGCGTCCTTCAAGCAGATCAAGGACGACGTGGGCGGCGACCCCGCGCGCATCGCGGGTCGCATCCAGGACATCGTCCGTGAGCGCGGCAAGATGCAGAACCCCGTCACCGGCTCCGGCGGCATGCTCATTGGCCGCGTGAAGGAGCTGGGCGCGAAGCACCCCGCCAACGGCGTGCTCAAGCCCGGGGACCGCATCGCCACGCTGGTGAGCCTGACGCTCACGCCGCTCGTCATCGAAGAGGTGAAGGCGGTGCACGCGGACATCGACCGCGTGGACATCCGCGGCCACGCGCTGCTCTTCGCGAGCGGCATCTACGCGAAACTCCCGGAGGACATGCCGGACACGCTGTCCCTGGCGGCGCTGGATGTCTGCGGCGCTCCCGCGCTGGTGGCACGCCACGTGCGCCCGGGCATGACGGTGGCGGTGCTGGGCGCGGGCAAGAGCGGCGCGCTGTGCCTGGCGCAGGCCCGCCGCAGCCTGGAGAGCCGCGGCAAGCTGCTGGCGCTGGACATCTCCCAGAAGGCGCTGGACGCGCTGTCCGCCATCGGCCTGTGCGACGAGGCGCTGAAGGTGGACGCCACCCAGGGCGTGGACGTGATGGAGGCCGTGTCCAAGGCGACCAACGGTCAGCTCTGCGACCTGGTGGTCAACTGCGCCAGCGTGGGCAACACGGAGATGGCGTCACTCTTGTCCGTGAAGGACGGCGGCACGGTCATCTTCTTCTCCATGGCCACCAGCTTCACCACGGCGGCCCTGGGCGCGGAGGGCGTGGGCAAGGACGTCACCATGCTCGTGGGCAATGGCTACGTCCCCAACCACGCCGCCCTCACGCTGGACCTCTTGCGCACCGAACCGTCGCTGCGCCAGCTCTTCGAGTCCCGCTACGTCTAGGGCTTGAGGAAGGCCGTGTGCACGGCCTTGAGGAGCGGATCCCTCTCACCCGCCGGGGCCTCCTTGATGTGGCCCTGGTTGATGGTCCAGATGATGCCGCCCCCCAGGCCCAGCTCTCGCGCCCAGCGGCCCTTCTCCGTCACGGAGGGGATGTCCTCATAGGAGATGTAGTTGCAGGACTGCGGGCCGAAGGCGTCGGCGTTGGAGAGGTAGGGCACCCGCGCCTTCTCGTCCCAGATGTATTTCATGTGGGGCAGGTACTCCTTCTGGATGTTGGCGTAGCTCATCCGGTTGTCGCTCTCCTCCTCATACGGATTGTTGGGGCCGTCCACGGGCTGGCCCGGCTCCGTGACGTTCTTCCAGCAGGTCCCGAAGAAGCCGATGCCGACGCCCAGGCGCTGCGCGGGGATGCCCGCCGCGAGGAACGCCTTCACGGAGGTGGAGACGGAGGTGGGGTGGGCCAGCGTGTCGCCGAAGAGCGGGCTGGAGTGCCAAGTCTGCCAGTCCTGCCAGTCGCCGCTCATCTTGTACGACATGATGTTCATCTGATCGACGCGGGCCACCAGCTGGCGGTGGAACTCCTCATCCTCCTTGCTCATGGAGAAGTTGGAGTTCACCCAGCCCACGGGCACGGTGATGATGAGCTTGTCGTCCAGGGCGCGCAGGTCATCCAGGAGGGCGAGCAGCGGAGGCCCATCCTCCGGCAGGATGATGGGCTCCCAGTCCACGTCGACGCCGTCGTAGCCGAACTCGCGCACGGCATCGACGATGTTGCGGGCGAAGTTCCGGCGCTTCTCGACCGTCTCCGTCGCGCCCTTGAAGCCCTTGTACTCATCCATGCCGCCCAGCATCAGCAGGGCCTTCTTGCCCGCGGCGTGCGCCTGCTTCTCGATATTCCGGGCCTGAATGGGCCCCTCGTGTTCGCTGATGTCGAAGACCTTGGTGACCGTTCCATCCACCTTCGGCCGGATGCGTCCCATGACCACGTGCGTGAGCAGCGACATGTCCACGGTCTCCGCCGGGTAGAGGTCCTTCTGGTAGCCCACCCAGTAGCCCATGACCCAGCTGACCGGGGCGCCACCGCTCCGCGGCGACACCTGCGCGGGCGCCCGGGTGCAGGGGCCTTCTCCCATCTCGTTGGCGGCGCAGACGGTGAAGGTGTACGCGGTGCCGTTGGCGAGGCCCTCGAACAGCATCCCGGAGGAGGGGGCATTCACCCGCTGGGTGAGGCCACCGGGCTCCGCCATGATCTTGTAGTAGCTCAAGGGCCGTCCCCCGAAGCTCGCCGGGGCCAGCCAGCTCACGTAGGCCTGTCCATTGCCCGCCGTGGGGTTCACCGCGCGCGGTTGCCCCGGCACCGTGGGGTTCGCGATGCTCATGCCCGCCTGGGGCGTGACGATCTCGGAGTTGATGGAGCCCGGGCCCTCGCCCATCGCGTTCACCGCGGCGACCTTGAAGGCGTAGGGGAAGGCGTTGTTCAGCCCCCGGATGGTGGCCTGCGTGTCGGGCGCGTTCACCAGCGCGCCGCCACACTCGGGGATGCAGCGCACCACGTAGTAGAGGATCGGGCTGCCTCCATCCCGGGGCGGCACCGTCCACGTCACCAGGGCGGAGGCGTCCGCGGGCT
This DNA window, taken from Corallococcus coralloides DSM 2259, encodes the following:
- a CDS encoding alpha/beta hydrolase, with protein sequence MKGVLETREVHSPALENNPLGDPARRRLTVYLPPGYAEGTQRYAVVYFLHAFGNGGGSWTNASGFSPSVPDRLDALITQGAIPPVIGVFPDAWTKLGGSQWVNSDAIGRYRDYLVKDIVGFVDKTFRTQPRASSRAVVGHSSGGYGALVMGRYHPEIFSLVGAHAPDSYFEYSYMPDLPKAATALMKAGGVEAWVTELRQRAVATKVRGDDFPVINILAMAAAYSPKKGEPLNLELPFEQHNAKLRLDVWNRWLVHDPVRFVPKFMDSFRKLKTVYLDAGTRDEFNLRWGTRMVADDLKAGGVDVAHEEFEDGHSGVSYRFERSLSVLVPLLARD
- a CDS encoding glycosyl hydrolase family 18 protein, producing MGPDKEEAPPAAPEAPQQVVAQPADASALVTWTVPPRDGGSPILYYVVRCIPECGGALVNAPDTQATIRGLNNAFPYAFKVAAVNAMGEGPGSINSEIVTPQAGMSIANPTVPGQPRAVNPTAGNGQAYVSWLAPASFGGRPLSYYKIMAEPGGLTQRVNAPSSGMLFEGLANGTAYTFTVCAANEMGEGPCTRAPAQVSPRSGGAPVSWVMGYWVGYQKDLYPAETVDMSLLTHVVMGRIRPKVDGTVTKVFDISEHEGPIQARNIEKQAHAAGKKALLMLGGMDEYKGFKGATETVEKRRNFARNIVDAVREFGYDGVDVDWEPIILPEDGPPLLALLDDLRALDDKLIITVPVGWVNSNFSMSKEDEEFHRQLVARVDQMNIMSYKMSGDWQDWQTWHSSPLFGDTLAHPTSVSTSVKAFLAAGIPAQRLGVGIGFFGTCWKNVTEPGQPVDGPNNPYEEESDNRMSYANIQKEYLPHMKYIWDEKARVPYLSNADAFGPQSCNYISYEDIPSVTEKGRWARELGLGGGIIWTINQGHIKEAPAGERDPLLKAVHTAFLKP